The nucleotide window GGGGTAACCCGGATAGTAGTCCTTACTACAGAACGTTCCATTCCCCGACCCGATACAAAGGCCTTAATGCGGCGGCGCGAACGCTGGCAGCAAAAGGCCCGGGCCGCCGCCGGCCAGAGCCGCAGACATTTGATACCGCCGGTAGACGGCCCTGTGGAGCTACAGACGGCCCTGGCCAACCTGAAGCCCGGTACCCTGCTTCTTATCCCATGGGAAGAAGAGAAATGCCGCACCCTGCGTTCCGCCCTGGCGGGCTTTCAAGGGACGGGGGAAATAGCCGTCCTCATCGGTCCAGAGGGGGGACTGAGCCAGACGGAGGTTTTACTTGCCCAAAGTTTCGGCGGCGTGCCGGTGACACTAGGCCCCCGTATTTTGAGGACAGAAACGGCCGGTCTGGTCTGCCTGACCGCCATTATGTACGCCCTGGGAGAGTTAGGGGGCTGACGCCCCCTATAGCGAGACATGAAAATTTATCAGGGCGTGTCCCGGAGCCGCGAACTAAAGGATACCATTTCTGATGAAAACCCTATTTGTTGAAGGATTCGAGGTGAAATTCATGCCATCTCCCCGGGTAGCCCTGGTCAGCCTGGGCTGCAAAGTCAACCAGAACGAACTGGAAGCAATGAAGCATCTCTTTCGCGAGGCCGGCTATGAAATCGTTCCTTTTTCGCAAAAGGCGGACGTCTATGTAGTCCACACGTGCACCGTTACCCACATCAGCGACCGCAAATCCAGGCAGTACATCCGCCGCGCCCGCCGGGCCAATCCGGACGCGGTGGTAGCCGTAACCGGCTGTTATGCCCAGGTGGCTCCCGGAGAGGTGATGAGTATACCCGGCGTTGATGTAATAATCGGCACCAGGGATCGGCGCCAATTGGTAGAGTTGGTGGAAAAGGCCCGCCGGGAAGGCATTACCGTTAACGCCGTTCGCCCCCATGAGGCGGGCGAAGCCTTTGAAGAGCTTCCCCTGGTGGAGGTAAGCAGGGCCCGGGCATTCCTGAAGATTCAGGAGGGCTGCGAGGAGTTCTGCACCTACTGTATCGTTCCCTATGCCCGTGGGCCCTTCCGCAGCCGGGCGCCGGAGGCGGTCCTGAAGGAAGTACAGCGCCTGGTAGCTGCCGGCTATCTGGAAATAGTCCTTACCGGCGTCCACACCGGTGCCTACGGCCGTGACCTTCCGGGGGGACCGGATCTGGCTGGCCTGCTGCGGCAGATAGTCCAGATACCGGGCCTCAAACGCCTGCGGATCAGTTCCATCGACCCCCTGGATTTTACTCCGGACTTAAAGGAGGTCCTGACGGGAGAAGAGATCATTTGTCCCCACTATCATATCCCCCTGCAGAGCGGCGACGACGAAATCCTCAGGCGAATGGGACGGCGGTACGACGCCCGCTATTATCTCGATTTAATCGCCTCCCTGCGTGCCCGGCGTCCCCGGGCCGCCTTTACCAGCGACGTCATGGTAGGCTTTCCGGGCGAAACGGAAGAACAGTTTCAAAATACCATGAGGGTGGTGAAGGAGGCAGGACTGGCAGCCATCCACGTGTTTCCCTACTCACCGCGCCGGGGGACGCCGGCCGCGGCCATGCCCGACCAGGTAGATCCGGCGGTAAAAAAGGAGAGGGAACGGCGGCTCCTGCAGTTGGGACGCAAACTCTCCCGCCAGTACGCCCGGGAATTTTTGCAGGAAACCATGGAAGTTCTGGTGGAAAGGGCCCTGGCCGGGCGTCCGGGAGTTTTTGAAGGCCACACCGGTAACTATTTACAGGTCGCTTTTCCGGCGGCGGCAGACCCGACGGGGAGCCTGGTCGCAGTGAGGCTGGAGGAACTGCGGGGAAGTTTAATTTGGGGGAAATTAGTGCAAGATGTTAACGCGGGGCGGCAGGAAAATGGCCCTGGGAGGAGAATAGATTCCATAGGTGGATAGATAAAGGAAAGGAGCGGGAATTGTGGCCGCAGACTGCATATTTTGCAAGATAGCCGCGGGCGAACTTCCGTCAGAGATAGTATATTCAGACGATCAAGTTGTAGCCTTCAAAGACATCAGGCCGGTGGCACCCGTACATATCCTGATTATACCCAGAAAACATATTCCCGACCTCACGGCCATAACGGAGGAAGACCGGGAACTCCTCGGTCACATACACCTGGTGGCGGTGGAGATTGCCCGGCAGATGGGGTTGAGTGAGCGCGGGTTTCGCATAGTAAATAACTGCAAGGAAGAAGGCGGCCAAGTCGTTTACCACCTGCACTTCCATTTGTTAGGCGGCAGGCAGCTGCGCATCCTCGGTTGACTTCACGTGAAATGCGATATATAATTAAATTTATGTTGAGCTCTGGAAGGGCAGCGTCCACCGGGTGGCGGGGGGAGGGAAGCAGGGTTGAGCGAGGTTAGAATCGGCAAGAACGAATCCATCGATGCCGCTCTGAAGCGGTTCAAGCGTATCTGCCAGAAGGCGGGTATCCTCTCCGAGGCGCGGCGCCGGGAACATTATGAAAAACCCAGTGTCAGGCGCAAGAAAAAATCCGAGGCGGCTCGCAAGCGTCGCTGGCATTGATGTCACGGCAGTTCACTTCCCTCAATATTTAATTTTCCCGGTGGCCAGCTTTAAAGCCAATAGGGCCCGGTCCTACAGGACCGGGCTTTTTTGCGGTCTTTTTTTCCGGTACCCTGCATAAAGTAGTGGCAGGAGGGAACAGGATGAAAAGACGTTCCCGGCACAGTCTCGTGGACAGGGCCAGACGCCTGGAGAGGGCCGTTACCGAATACCTGGAATTGCCGGCGGATGCCGTCCTGGACCTGTCCCGTCTGACTTTGTTAGGCAATGGCAGGCTTATAGTAGAAAACCACCGGGGTATAAGCACCTACCGGGATGATCTGGTGCGCCTGCACCTTACCACCGGCGAATTGGCGATCAAGGGGACGGGCCTGCTCCTCAAAGAAATTCGACCGGACGCCATTGCCCTGGAAGGCACCATCCATTCTTTGGAATTTCTGAAATGAGGGGATGGGAGGAAGGGACCGGTGCCCTGGCGCAGCATAATGAACAACCTGGAAGGCTATCTGCTCCTGGAAGTTCGTGGTGGCGATCCAGAAAAATTCCTCAATGAGGCCCTGGCCGCAAATATTACCCTTTGGGATATAGTCTTCAATAAAGACGGCGGCATTCAGGCCAAAATGAGGGTGGACGAAATACACGCCCTGCGTTCTCTGGCCCATAGGAGCGGCTGCCGGGTACGCATTGTGGACAAGCGGGGCTGGCCTTTTTACGGCCGCCGCCTGCGGCGGCGCCAGGTACTTGTTGCAGGCAGCCTCTTCTTTTTGCTGGCCGTCTATTTTTTATCTACCTTTGTCTGGGTGATCCATGTTCGCCCGGAAGGCGAACCCCTTAAGGTCCTTACCCCGGAACAGGTTTTGGCCGCCGCCCGGGCTGAAGGTTTGCAACCGGGGATCAGAAAAAGCGCCATCGACGTCCGCGTCCTCGAAGAAGGGATAGAAAGGCGCCTGCCCCAGGCCGCCTGGATAGGTATACGCTTTAGGGGAACCCTGGCCGAAATCGCCGTAGTAGAAAAAGCGGCGGCTCCTCCGGAGGAGCGGGAGACTGGTCCGGCAAGTATCGTGGCCGCCAAGGACGGGGTGATCAAGGATATCCTCGTCATCGACGGCGAAGGTAGGGTCAAGGTCGGCGACACCGTGCGGCGGGGGGAGATTTTAATATCCGGCTTAATTTTGCCGTCCGGCCCGGAACAGCCGCAGGGTGGGGCCCCTTCTTCCCAACCGCCCCAGGAGCCGCGCCTGGTCCGGGCACGGGGTGAGGTAAAGGCTCGCGTCTGGTATGAAGGAGAAAAAAGCGTTGAGCGCCGGCGAATTTTTACAGTACCTACGGGGCGCCACCAGGAGACGATTACGGTGCAGATTGTCGGGCGACGCTATATAATAAAAGGACCGGAAGGTCCTCCTTACGCCCACTACCACCGGGAAAATAAAGTTGTGGCCCTGCCGTCCTGGAGGAATTTTATCGTGCCCGTCGAACTCATTATTACGACATATAGCGAAGTTCAAATCAACTCGCGACAGCTTTCCTATGAAGAAGCGGTGCGGACTGCCGGTGAAGAGATCCTGGCGGAACTTAAAAGAAAGTTGCCGCCCGGTGCAGTCGTGACAGGGGAAAAGATAATTCCCATAAGCAAACCAGAAGAAGAAACGGTTCGCGTTCGCGCCTGGATAGAAACGGAAGAAGACATCGGCCAGGTCGTACCCCTGGGCGGCGGTTAAAGGTGTAGTGCACCTTTACGCCGCCTCATGTATATGCTAAAATTAAATGATTTAAAGCACAAAGGAGCTGATGGATAAAACCTTGGTCACCGATTACGAAACCCGGCTGGTAGTCGGCAGCAACGGTGAAGCAGTCAACCTTTTCGGACATCAGGACGAAAATCTTAAGTTTATTGAGAGCCGGACTTCGGCCCGCATCATAGCCAGGGGCAATGAGGTGACGGTGAGGGGGTCACGCCAGGAAGTCGAGGAACTGGAAAGATTATTCAGGCAGCTGATTAAGCTAGCCCGGGCCGGTACGACCATAAACACGGCCACCATCAATTACGCCTGGAACATGGTGCGCCTGGAGGATCGGGTCGGCGAGGGCCATACCGACCTTGCTCAGGCCCTGGGAGAGGTTCTTTACGTCACCCCGAGGGGCAAGCATATCCGGCCGAAGACTTTGGGACAGCTTCGCTACGTCCAGGCCATGCGCCGTTATGATATCGTCTTCGGCATCGGACCCGCCGGTACGGGGAAGACCTATCTGGCCGTAGTCATGGCCGTCAACGCCCTCCGGTCCCGGAGCGTAGAAAGGATAATCCTCGCCCGTCCGGCAGTGGAAGCCGGGGAGAAGCTCGGTTTCCTGCCCGGGGACCTGCAGGAAAAGGTCAACCCTTACCTCCGCCCCCTGTACGACGGCCTTTACGATATTTTGGGGATGGAAACGGCACAAAAATATATGGAAAAAAATATTATAGAAGTAGCGCCCTTGGCCTACATGCGAGGGCGTACCCTGGACGATGCCTTTATCATCCTGGATGAGGCCCAGAACACCACCTCCGAGCAGATGAAGATGTTTCTAACGAGAATCGGTTTTGGCTCTCGGGCGGTCATCACCGGTGACGTCACCCAGGTGGACCTGCCCCGGGACACTACTTCCGGCCTGGTGGAAGCCCAGCGGATTTTAAAGGGCATCGAGGGCATTGCCATTGAATATCTCACTGAGGCCGATGTGGTCCGCCATCCCCTCGTCCAGGAAATAATCAAAGCCTACGAGAGGAGTGACCGGATGTGCCGTGGCAGCGGTTGAAAGGGCTCCTTTATCCGCTGCTGGCCCGCCTTGGTCCTGAACTTTCAAAAACCAGGATTTTTTGGGGGATAATCCTGTTTATGGCGGCCGTGGCCGTCCTGGCCCTGGATTATATGCCCCAGAAGCTGGATTTAAAGGTGGGGCAGCCCAGCCCCCGGGATTTCAAGGCGCCCCAGGGTATTGTCTACGAAAGCGAAGTTTTAACCCAGAAGGCCAGGGAAGAAGCGGCGGCCCAGGTAGCCCCCGTTTATCGGGTAGACAATACGGTAGCCGCGGCTCTAACCGGTCGCCTCGACGAGATTTTCCGGGAGATTAAAACTGTAAGCGGCAGTGCCGGCGACGTCGGCGCGAAGGCGGCCCTGTTAAAGGAGAAGCTGAACCAGATAAACTTTAGCCCTGCTTCCCTCCAGGCCCTGGCAGGTGCCGACCCAACTACCGTTGACACTTTACGCGAAGTGACCAAAAACATCGTGAACAGGATAATGGGTGAGGCCGTACCCCAGGACGCCCTGGA belongs to Moorella humiferrea and includes:
- a CDS encoding 16S rRNA (uracil(1498)-N(3))-methyltransferase, with translation MAHHFFLSGNFIPGETAILEGENAHHALRVLRLGVGDTVTLADGRGRGFLGEIVDVQKDRAIVMIKNSLQSPEPRVKITLYQGFPKGDKMDFIIEKCTELGVTRIVVLTTERSIPRPDTKALMRRRERWQQKARAAAGQSRRHLIPPVDGPVELQTALANLKPGTLLLIPWEEEKCRTLRSALAGFQGTGEIAVLIGPEGGLSQTEVLLAQSFGGVPVTLGPRILRTETAGLVCLTAIMYALGELGG
- the mtaB gene encoding tRNA (N(6)-L-threonylcarbamoyladenosine(37)-C(2))-methylthiotransferase MtaB, with protein sequence MPSPRVALVSLGCKVNQNELEAMKHLFREAGYEIVPFSQKADVYVVHTCTVTHISDRKSRQYIRRARRANPDAVVAVTGCYAQVAPGEVMSIPGVDVIIGTRDRRQLVELVEKARREGITVNAVRPHEAGEAFEELPLVEVSRARAFLKIQEGCEEFCTYCIVPYARGPFRSRAPEAVLKEVQRLVAAGYLEIVLTGVHTGAYGRDLPGGPDLAGLLRQIVQIPGLKRLRISSIDPLDFTPDLKEVLTGEEIICPHYHIPLQSGDDEILRRMGRRYDARYYLDLIASLRARRPRAAFTSDVMVGFPGETEEQFQNTMRVVKEAGLAAIHVFPYSPRRGTPAAAMPDQVDPAVKKERERRLLQLGRKLSRQYAREFLQETMEVLVERALAGRPGVFEGHTGNYLQVAFPAAADPTGSLVAVRLEELRGSLIWGKLVQDVNAGRQENGPGRRIDSIGG
- a CDS encoding histidine triad nucleotide-binding protein, with product MAADCIFCKIAAGELPSEIVYSDDQVVAFKDIRPVAPVHILIIPRKHIPDLTAITEEDRELLGHIHLVAVEIARQMGLSERGFRIVNNCKEEGGQVVYHLHFHLLGGRQLRILG
- the rpsU gene encoding 30S ribosomal protein S21 — encoded protein: MSEVRIGKNESIDAALKRFKRICQKAGILSEARRREHYEKPSVRRKKKSEAARKRRWH
- the yqfC gene encoding sporulation protein YqfC yields the protein MKRRSRHSLVDRARRLERAVTEYLELPADAVLDLSRLTLLGNGRLIVENHRGISTYRDDLVRLHLTTGELAIKGTGLLLKEIRPDAIALEGTIHSLEFLK
- the yqfD gene encoding sporulation protein YqfD produces the protein MPWRSIMNNLEGYLLLEVRGGDPEKFLNEALAANITLWDIVFNKDGGIQAKMRVDEIHALRSLAHRSGCRVRIVDKRGWPFYGRRLRRRQVLVAGSLFFLLAVYFLSTFVWVIHVRPEGEPLKVLTPEQVLAAARAEGLQPGIRKSAIDVRVLEEGIERRLPQAAWIGIRFRGTLAEIAVVEKAAAPPEERETGPASIVAAKDGVIKDILVIDGEGRVKVGDTVRRGEILISGLILPSGPEQPQGGAPSSQPPQEPRLVRARGEVKARVWYEGEKSVERRRIFTVPTGRHQETITVQIVGRRYIIKGPEGPPYAHYHRENKVVALPSWRNFIVPVELIITTYSEVQINSRQLSYEEAVRTAGEEILAELKRKLPPGAVVTGEKIIPISKPEEETVRVRAWIETEEDIGQVVPLGGG
- a CDS encoding PhoH family protein; translation: MDKTLVTDYETRLVVGSNGEAVNLFGHQDENLKFIESRTSARIIARGNEVTVRGSRQEVEELERLFRQLIKLARAGTTINTATINYAWNMVRLEDRVGEGHTDLAQALGEVLYVTPRGKHIRPKTLGQLRYVQAMRRYDIVFGIGPAGTGKTYLAVVMAVNALRSRSVERIILARPAVEAGEKLGFLPGDLQEKVNPYLRPLYDGLYDILGMETAQKYMEKNIIEVAPLAYMRGRTLDDAFIILDEAQNTTSEQMKMFLTRIGFGSRAVITGDVTQVDLPRDTTSGLVEAQRILKGIEGIAIEYLTEADVVRHPLVQEIIKAYERSDRMCRGSG